One window of the Solanum stenotomum isolate F172 chromosome 11, ASM1918654v1, whole genome shotgun sequence genome contains the following:
- the LOC125845750 gene encoding uncharacterized protein LOC125845750 has protein sequence MDPREASPVPLVPEEATDTGPPIPIVSSLEISGEQGMRHAVQLLTRMRSRGPDAPPAKWEDFSEAFLAHYLPREVREALLDQFINLKQGTMSVMDYSHRFNSLARYAPDIVRTMRARVHRYVDGLADHLIRDCRVAPLSDDVDISRIQAFAQTTEDLSKRIHDTRRDKEQSKRARTMGSYRKPHGDFSPPFHRYPPRPAGSVSHQVRAQASLKVVDRIISYRCDLAQPSGSTSTSLPSVRAPRPRPQSTQGRGRGRGEGDTGSSGGQNNLYALTGQQHSEASPDVVAACYANIDYCAKIVRFYFPIEPVLEWMGNAATPKDFLPDTQPILIPSYRMAPTELTELKKQLKDLLDKGFIRPSTSPWGAPIDLRSGYHQLRVREVDIPKAAFRMRYGHFEFLVMSFGLKNTPATFMDLMNRVFKPFLDEFVIVFIDDILIYSQSEAKYADHLRVVSQTL, from the exons ATGGATCCAAGGGAAG CCTCACCAGTTCCATTGGTACCTGAGGAAGCTACTGACACAGGACCTCCAATACCTATTGTTTCTTCACTAGAGATCTCTGGGGAGCAGGGGATGAGACACGCAGTTCAGTTGCTGACTAGGATG AGATCTAGAGGACCTGATGCTCCGCCAGCAAAGTGGGAGGACTTCTCTGAGGCCTTCCTTGCCCACTATTTGCCACGGGAAGTTCGAGAAGCCCTTCTTGACCAGTTTATCAATCTGAAGCAAGGAACCATGAGTGTGATGGATTATAGCCACAGGTTTAATTCTTTGGCAAGATATGCACCAGATATTGTACGTACTATGAGAGCCAGAGTTCATCGTTATGTTGATGGTTTGGCAGATCATTTGATCAGAGATTGTAGGGTAGCACCTCTATCAGATGATGTAGATATTTCCCGTATACAAGCTTTCGCTCAGACTACGGAGGACCTTTCTAAACGGATTCATGATACCCGCAGGGATAAGGAGCAGAGTAAGAGGGCCCGTACTATGGGGTCTTATAGGAAGCCACATGGTGATTTTAGTCCCCCTTTCCATCGATATCCACCTCGGCCAGCGGGTAGTGTCTCACACCAGGTCAGAGCTCAGGCCAGCCTGAAGGTCGTCGATAGGATCATTTCATACAG ATGTGATCTAGCTCAGCCTTCAGGATCCACATCAACATCTTTACCCTCAGTCCGTGCCCCACGACCAAGACCACAGTCTACTCAGGGTCGTGGTAGAGGGAGAGGTGAAGGAGATACAGGTTCGAGCGGTGGTCAGAATAACCTTTATGCACTCACAGGACAACAGCATTCAGAGGCATCCCCTGATGTTGTTGCAg CTTGCTATGCTAATATTGATTATTGTGCAAAGATAGTCCGATTTTACTTTCCAATTGAGCCAGTCCTTGAGTGGATGGGTAATGCAGCCACACCTAAGG ACTTCCTTCCTGATACGCAACCTATATTGATTCCTTCCTATAGAATGGCACCTACAGAACTAACAGAATTGAAGAAACAACTGAAAGACTTGCTcgataaaggctttatcaggCCAAGtacttccccatggggtgccccA ATTGACTTgcggtctggttaccatcagttgcGAGTCAGGGAAGTTGATATCCCAAAAGCAGCATTTAGGATGAGGTATGGCCATTTTGAGTTCCTTGTCATGTCTTTTGGGCTTAAAAATACCCCAGCAACTtttatggatcttatgaatCGGGTCTTCAAACCATTCTTGGATgaatttgtgattgtgtttattgatgatattcttATATATTCACAGTCGGAAGCAAAGTATGCAGACCACTTGCGAGTTGTATCACAGACTCTCTAA